The sequence GGGATTGCTTGTAGCCCATACGGGCTACAACTTGCGTGGATCCCGCATGCGGAGCAATCCATGGCGAAGTCGGCGACCGTACGCGCCCGTGTGGCGCCCCAGTTGAAGAACCGCGCCGAGCGAGTGCTCGAGAAGCTCGGACTTTCCGCGACGACAGCGATCACGCTGTACTACGAGCAGATCGTGCGCCGCCGGGCAATCCCCTTTGACGTCGCCCTGCCGAACGCGACGACGCGCCGGGCGATGCGTGACGCCGAAACGGCGCGCGGTCTCTCTACAGCGCGCGACGTTAGGTCGCTTCGCGCGCGGCTTGAGGCCGATGGGTAGCGCCCGGCAACCGGCGTTCACGGGTCAGTTCAAGCGGGACTTCCGCCGCATTCGGAAACGTGGCTGGAATGTCGAGCGGATCGTCTTCGTTCGAACCGGCTCGCACGCCGACCTCTTTCGGTGACAATTGCGATCCGCCGCCGTGGCTGAGACGCTTCTCGCGTGGCTTCTAGTCGGTTCCGCCGTCCCCACGGATCGCCGCGATGCTTCGGGGGAGCGGCACGGCGAATACTGGAGGGTCATAGACGGCGCGCGCGGCAGCGCGCGCTCGAAGACCCGAGAATTTCGTCGGGACGCTCCCCCGAAGCAGCGCGGCCGCGTCCCACGCGACGCCTCTGGCCCGTCGCGCGGGCCGATTAGATTGCGGGATGCGCCAGCTCACCCTCGACGTCGAAGTCACCCGCGGCGATACCGTGGAGTCGCGCCATCGCGTGCACGCCGCGGTGGTCGAGGGCGATGAGCTCGTCGCGGG comes from Gemmatimonadaceae bacterium and encodes:
- a CDS encoding type II toxin-antitoxin system RelB/DinJ family antitoxin gives rise to the protein MAKSATVRARVAPQLKNRAERVLEKLGLSATTAITLYYEQIVRRRAIPFDVALPNATTRRAMRDAETARGLSTARDVRSLRARLEADG